From one Sesamum indicum cultivar Zhongzhi No. 13 unplaced genomic scaffold, S_indicum_v1.0 scaffold00155, whole genome shotgun sequence genomic stretch:
- the LOC105179368 gene encoding high-affinity nitrate transporter 3.1-like: MAFPGFLLALFLLSCLAASCCGVTFSSLQDTLIVTASPQPGQVLKAGEDKITVTWALNTSFPAGIDSAYGTIKVKLCFAPISQQDRAWRKTVDNLKKDKTCLHKIVAKPYSTSNNTFTWTVQRDVPTATYFIRAYACNSADEEVAYGQTTDSHKTTNLFEVQAISGRHVSLDIASVCFSAFSILSLFGFFFLEKRKAKASQTK; the protein is encoded by the exons ATGGCTTTTCCTGGGTTTCTTCTAGCTTTGTTCTTGCTTTCGTGCTTGGCGGCTTCTTGCTGTGGTGTTACCTTCTCTTCCCTTCAGGACACTCTTATTGTCACTGCTTCACCTCAACCAGGCCAAG TTCTGAAAGCTGGGGAAGATAAAATCACTGTCACATGGGCACTGAACACTAGCTTCCCAGCTGGGATAGATTCTGCCTACGGCACAATAAAGGTCAAGCTTTGCTTTGCACCAATCAGCCAACAAGATCGTGCGTGGAGGAAAACAGTGGACAATTTGAAAAAGGACAAGACCTGTCTACACAAAATTGTTGCCAAACCATACAGCACTTCTAACAACACCTTCACCTGGACAGTGCAGAGGGATGTGCCAACTGCTACATATTTCATCAGGGCCTACGCGTGTAACTCTGCTGATGAAGAGGTAGCTTACGGCCAGACCACGGATTCTCACAAGACCACTAACTTGTTTGAGGTCCAGGCGATCTCCGGCCGTCACGTGTCGCTAGACATCGCATCAGTTTGCTTCTCTGCTTTCTCCATCCTTTCCTTGTTTGGGTTCTTCTTCCTGGAAAAGAGAAAGGCCAAGGCGTCCCAAACAAAGTGA
- the LOC105179369 gene encoding putative late blight resistance protein homolog R1A-10: MAYAAVISLKQTIERLLNSSPIPVPSPCPETIKSAYEEVESIRYFLASSFSHLGNSNSESANALERQIREAACRLEDALESHVSDQFLSQIETLDVDVMGKKVKDEIDFFTESVRRIGKEYSSHQVSKSLLPEEDDSSRIDGFDGMESKMVGLEDEISEMKNLLIQQLPSERKVVVLAGMPGIGKTALARQVYEDPSISSIFECRLWVRIGVQYQLKGLMLDILSKLDLGADKIHAEESEKVAEYVSTSLQGKRYLIVLDDIWSTQVWNELEKFFPDDKLGSRILLTTRLQEIALDARGHIVLKRFLDNEKSWSLLCQKVFSGEHSCPTDLEEAGKEIAEKCEGLPLAIMVVGKHLSEADKNPEYWKKVAKDEISAIISADEVMSKKLMLSYKHLPQHLKACFVYMGVFPHGYEIPATKLINLWCAEGFLEPNSIITIEEVAMDCLVQLVSKSVVLFSKPGIITGIKTCKVHSVFLYLCIKEAEKDKFFRVINNYANAVKEGVESQRRLCVHNNGLLGIKDVYNSMASVLKARSLLCTGPHHQYPVPRRLCFSLLRVLDALTIRFHEFPIEVVKLVQLRYLAFTYNKELPTSISKLLNLQYLIVHQFLSIISPGAHRSYLPMEIWNMRELRHLEVMRSDLPIPSSEDALFPNLSTLSGISTRSCTKEVLKRIPNLKKLRIQIEEAPGAAESLCSLDVDQGIKWFGFQRGIKSLGFVIINPVPKPQIAAPIKSLPSGLRKLSLSGLGCPWKDARVIGKLWHLEVLKLKNYAFQGPEWITDSFQFKSLKVFLLEDTDLRHWRKGEGSFISIRHLIIRHCYKLEEIPLEIGIYPALERVELVDVKPSVVASADKILQLRTQNNMGNIQVSIHFSWENQKLKS, translated from the coding sequence CAACAGCGAGAGTGCAAATGCTCTTGAAAGGCAAATCAGGGAGGCAGCATGCAGACTGGAAGATGCACTGGAATCCCATGTATCAGATCAGTTTCTCTCGCAAATTGAAACCCTGGATGTTGACGTAATGGGCAAGAAAGTGAAGGATGAGATTGATTTCTTTACCGAATCGGTGAGGAGGATCGGGAAGGAGTATAGCTCGCATCAAGTAAGCAAGTCGTTGCTGCCGGAAGAAGATGATTCATCAAGAATTGATGGTTTTGATGGAATGGAGTCAAAGATGGTCGGATTAGAAGATGAAATTAGTGAAATGAAGAATCTTCTCATCCAGCAGTTGCCATCTGAGAGGAAAGTTGTCGTGCTCGCCGGGATGCCAGGTATCGGTAAGACTGCTCTCGCTAGACAGGTTTATGAAGATCCATCGATTTCGAGTATTTTTGAGTGTCGCCTCTGGGTCAGAATTGGCGttcaatatcaattaaaagGACTTATGCTAGATATTCTGTCTAAGTTGGATCTTGGCGCTGACAAAATACATGCAGAAGAAAGTGAGAAAGTAGCTGAGTATGTCAGCACAAGTTTGCAAGGTAAAAGGTACCTGATTGTGTTGGATGACATATGGAGCACACAAGTATGGAATGAGTTGGAAAAGTTCTTTCCAGATGACAAACTAGGAAGCCGGATCCTACTGACAACCAGGCTACAAGAAATTGCTCTAGATGCTCGTGGTCATATCGTTTTGAAGCGTTTCCTAGATAACGAAAAAAGTTGGAGTCTTCTTTGTCAGAAGGTTTTTAGTGGAGAGCACTCATGCCCTACTGATCTTGAGGAAGCTGGAAAAGAGATCGCTGAGAAGTGTGAAGGACTTCCTCTTGCGATCATGGTAGTAGGCAAGCACCTATCTGAAGCGGACAAAAACCCCGAATACTGGAAAAAGGTGGCAAAGGATGAAATTTCAGCTATCATTAGTGCTGATGAAGTCATGTCAAAGAAACTAATGTTGAGCTACAAGCACTTGCCGCAACATTTGAAGGCATGCTTTGTTTATATGGGAGTTTTCCCACATGGTTATGAGATCCCTGCTACCAAGCTCATCAACTTGTGGTGCGCTGAGGGATTTCTTGAACCAAATTCTATCATAACCATAGAAGAAGTTGCCATGGACTGTTTGGTGCAGCTTGTGTCCAAAAGTGTTGTTCTGTTCAGCAAGCCGGGCATCATTACTGGAATTAAAACCTGCAAGGTCCATTCTGTCTTTCTGTACCTATGCATCAAAGAAGCTGAAAAGGACAAGTTTTTTCGTGTCATAAACAATTATGCCAATGCTGTAAAAGAAGGTGTAGAAAGCCAACGCAGACTCTGCGTCCACAACAATGGTTTATTGGGCATAAAAGATGTGTATAACTCAATGGCATCCGTTTTAAAAGCTCGTTCGCTCCTCTGTACTGGCCCGCACCATCAATATCCAGTACCAAGACGCTTGTGTTTCAGTTTGCTCAGAGTACTGGATGCGCTTACAATTCGCTTCCACGAGTTTCCAATCGAGGTAGTAAAACTAGTTCAGTTAAGATACCTTGCCTTCACTTACAACAAAGAGCTCCCTACTTCCATATCCAAGCTCTTAAATCTTCAGTACTTGATTGTCCATCAATTTCTTAGCATAATATCTCCTGGAGCTCATCGATCGTATCTACCCATGGAGATCTGGAATATGCGAGAACTGAGGCACCTCGAAGTCATGAGAAGTGACCTACCAATCCCCAGCTCCGAAGACGCTCTCTTCCCGAACCTATCAACACTTTCAGGTATTAGCACCCGTAGTTGTACCAAGGAGGTCCTAAAAAGAATCCCGAATCTGAAAAAACTAAGAATTCAAATCGAGGAAGCACCAGGTGCTGCTGAATCCTTGTGTTCTTTAGATGTTGATCAGGGCATCAAATGGTTTGGTTTTCAACGGGGCATCAAATCACTTGGTTTCGTGATTATAAATCCTGTGCCGAAGCCTCAGATTGCTGCACCTATTAAAAGTTTGCCTTCAGGTCTAAGAAAGTTGAGCTTGAGCGGGTTGGGATGCCCCTGGAAGGACGCCAGAGTGATTGGCAAACTGTGGCATCTTGAAGTGCTGAAGCTGAAAAACTATGCCTTTCAAGGGCCCGAGTGGATAACTGATTCATTTCAGTTCAAATCACTTAAAGTTTTCCTTCTTGAGGATACTGATCTGAGGCATTGGAGAAAAGGCGAGGGATCGTTTATTAGTATTCGCCACCTTATAATTAGGCACTGCTACAAACTAGAAGAGATTCCTCTTGAGATTGGGATATATCCAGCCCTGGAAAGGGTGGAGCTAGTTGATGTCAAACCTTCTGTGGTGGCTTCCGCTGACAAAATACTGCAGCTGCGGACCCAAAACAATATGGGAAATATTCAAGTTTCCATCCACTTTTCATGGGAGAATCAGAAACTCAAGTCATGA